Proteins from a genomic interval of Amycolatopsis sp. cg13:
- a CDS encoding DUF3592 domain-containing protein — protein sequence MAARSVQARRIGWFAVLGVAVLLTVMCVSLVFAAFRNDNAIESHLGTATATVESVAFDRTIIQYQTPDGIVHSPPTGVLYPSGLAAGQLVAIEYDATNPELTRVAGRTATLTLLPVGMTVLITWLVAGPLLWWLRRLIKRDRSAAAPEPIPAKV from the coding sequence GTGGCAGCCAGGAGTGTGCAGGCACGGCGGATCGGGTGGTTCGCCGTGTTGGGCGTAGCCGTGCTGCTCACCGTGATGTGCGTGAGCCTGGTTTTCGCCGCGTTCCGCAACGACAACGCCATCGAATCGCACCTGGGCACCGCGACCGCGACGGTCGAGTCGGTGGCGTTCGATCGCACGATCATCCAGTACCAGACGCCGGACGGCATCGTGCACAGCCCGCCGACCGGGGTGCTGTATCCGTCGGGCCTCGCCGCCGGCCAGCTGGTGGCGATCGAGTACGACGCGACCAACCCGGAACTGACCCGCGTCGCCGGCCGGACGGCGACGCTGACGCTGCTGCCAGTGGGGATGACGGTGCTGATCACGTGGCTGGTCGCGGGCCCGCTGCTGTGGTGGCTGCGTCGGCTGATCAAGCGGGACCGGTCCGCTGCCGCTCCGGAACCGATCCCCGCGAAGGTCTGA
- a CDS encoding inositol monophosphatase — protein MTLLSSRPSRPVEPGLLSRALEVAGRLANDATDVITATAGRGAHPATLDSPFDWVTDTDRILERHTRRVLTAEFPGIPVVGHEFGADHGADVAEYRWVVDSVDGTANYVAGVPWCAYSLALVDASGPVVGVVADPYRAQIYAAARGRGARANGKPLKLVDRSGTAGAIVCTELARKGPWPGMGEFIERAAAAHAGVRVLGSAALSIAQVALGHAAAAVLHSYHEWDVAGSVAMAIEAGAVVLDKHGEDAALPTDGLLVAAPGVADEVLGWWQETVGT, from the coding sequence ATGACCCTCTTGTCTTCCAGGCCGTCGCGGCCCGTCGAACCCGGGCTGCTCTCCCGAGCGCTCGAGGTCGCGGGGCGGCTGGCGAACGACGCCACCGACGTGATCACCGCGACCGCCGGCCGCGGCGCGCACCCGGCGACGCTGGATTCGCCGTTCGACTGGGTCACCGACACCGATCGGATCCTGGAACGGCACACCCGCCGCGTGCTGACCGCCGAGTTCCCCGGAATCCCGGTGGTAGGCCACGAATTCGGCGCAGACCACGGCGCGGACGTCGCGGAATACCGCTGGGTGGTCGATTCGGTGGACGGCACGGCGAACTACGTGGCCGGAGTGCCCTGGTGCGCGTACAGCCTCGCCCTGGTCGACGCGAGCGGCCCCGTGGTGGGCGTGGTCGCGGACCCGTACCGGGCGCAGATCTACGCCGCTGCCCGCGGCCGCGGTGCCCGGGCCAATGGGAAGCCGCTGAAGCTGGTGGACCGTTCGGGTACGGCCGGGGCGATTGTCTGCACCGAGTTGGCGCGCAAGGGCCCGTGGCCGGGAATGGGCGAGTTCATCGAACGAGCGGCGGCCGCGCACGCCGGGGTGCGGGTGCTGGGGTCGGCCGCGCTGTCGATCGCACAGGTCGCGCTGGGGCACGCGGCTGCGGCGGTGCTGCACAGCTACCACGAATGGGATGTCGCGGGGTCGGTCGCGATGGCGATCGAGGCGGGCGCGGTGGTGCTAGACAAGCACGGGGAGGACGCGGCGCTGCCTACGGACGGGTTGCTGGTCGCCGCCCCTGGCGTGGCTGATGAGGTCCTCGGCTGGTGGCAGGAAACCGTCGGGACCTGA